Proteins encoded by one window of Cyanobium sp. NS01:
- a CDS encoding phosphoadenylyl-sulfate reductase, with the protein MVIAQAPTLPTDRNGQVVSLEPSRRCLVGLSPLEQLAWALDMFGDGFAITTSFGIQSAVLLHMVSALGQQRHVRVPVIWVDTGYLPAETYLYAEQLLGLLSIDLHVAQASLSPARMEALHGRLWETGRVEDMETYHRIRKVEPLDLALQQLAVACWASGVRGSQTEHRRGMDVLDAVRNRWALRPLLQWSNRDVYYYMEKHQLPQHPLFAQGYSSVGDWHSSGPDDGSSPGRSSRFGGLQQECGIHLPGLMGEGI; encoded by the coding sequence ATGGTGATTGCACAGGCCCCAACCCTGCCCACCGACCGCAACGGCCAGGTGGTGTCTCTGGAGCCGTCCCGGCGCTGTCTGGTGGGGCTGTCCCCCCTGGAACAGCTGGCCTGGGCGCTGGACATGTTCGGCGACGGCTTCGCCATCACCACCAGTTTCGGCATCCAATCGGCCGTGCTCTTGCACATGGTGAGTGCCCTGGGGCAGCAGCGCCATGTCCGGGTGCCCGTGATCTGGGTTGACACCGGCTATCTCCCCGCCGAGACCTACCTCTATGCCGAACAGCTCCTCGGGCTGCTCAGCATCGACCTGCACGTGGCCCAGGCCAGCCTCAGCCCCGCCCGCATGGAGGCCCTGCACGGCCGTCTCTGGGAGACAGGCCGGGTGGAGGACATGGAGACCTACCACCGCATCCGCAAGGTCGAGCCCCTGGACCTGGCCCTGCAGCAGCTCGCAGTGGCCTGCTGGGCCAGCGGAGTGCGCGGATCCCAGACCGAGCACCGCCGCGGCATGGACGTGCTCGACGCCGTGCGCAACCGCTGGGCCCTGCGGCCCCTGCTCCAGTGGAGCAATCGAGACGTGTACTACTACATGGAGAAGCATCAGCTGCCCCAGCACCCCCTCTTTGCCCAGGGCTATTCCAGCGTCGGTGACTGGCACTCCAGTGGTCCAGACGACGGCTCCAGCCCTGGCCGTTCCAGCCGCTTCGGTGGGCTTCAGCAGGAGTGCGGCATCCATCTGCCCGGGTTGATGGGTGAGGGCATCTGA
- a CDS encoding HAD-IA family hydrolase — protein MAAERPRGLLLDAMGTLIGLRKSVGHTYAEAACRHGLSLEAEALNAAFRTVFAAAPPLAFPSLQGAALRQAEQDWWTARVNATLEAVGVERPPAELGPELFHCFADAGLWQPYPEVPALLQRWHRQGLKLAVVSNFDSRLEPLLEQLGLRNWLHAVVVSSAVGAAKPEPAPLLLALEQLALPGSAVWHVGDSHDDAAAAAAAGLRCVRVQRP, from the coding sequence ATGGCAGCTGAGCGCCCGCGGGGCCTGTTGCTCGATGCCATGGGCACCCTGATCGGCCTGCGCAAATCTGTGGGGCACACCTACGCCGAGGCGGCCTGCCGCCATGGGCTGAGCCTCGAAGCTGAGGCCCTGAACGCGGCTTTCCGAACGGTGTTTGCGGCTGCGCCGCCCCTGGCCTTCCCCTCGCTTCAGGGCGCTGCGCTGCGCCAGGCCGAGCAGGATTGGTGGACGGCACGGGTAAACGCCACCCTGGAGGCCGTGGGGGTGGAGCGCCCCCCCGCAGAGCTGGGGCCTGAGCTGTTCCACTGCTTTGCCGATGCCGGCCTCTGGCAGCCCTATCCCGAGGTTCCCGCCCTGCTGCAGCGCTGGCACAGACAGGGCCTGAAGCTGGCGGTGGTGAGCAACTTCGACAGCCGCCTGGAGCCCCTGCTGGAGCAGCTCGGGCTCCGAAACTGGCTGCACGCCGTGGTGGTGTCGAGTGCCGTGGGAGCCGCCAAACCGGAGCCCGCGCCGCTGCTGCTGGCCCTGGAGCAGCTGGCATTGCCTGGCTCAGCCGTGTGGCACGTGGGCGACAGCCACGACGACGCCGCGGCGGCCGCCGCGGCGGGACTGCGCTGTGTGCGGGTGCAACGACCGTGA
- a CDS encoding NAD(P)/FAD-dependent oxidoreductase — MTATTVTSQQRPAAQASGPVLIVGGGFAGLYTALALAEQRQPPPVLLLEPNDRFLFLPLLYELLSGELRGWEIAPRYDALLASKGIAWMRDRVSHIDSTARQVTTRGGRRLDFGQLVLATGGDTSSFGIPGVEAHALSFRSLDDVERLQQLVQQLRAQQRPLQRLAIVGAGPSGVELACKLSDLLGGTALVELIEQAGEPLQQAKAFNREQAVRALQLRDVRLRTHTRVREVGASRLELEGPTGAETLAVQATIWTAGLAFQPPTIEPAPTSDRRGRLLCDDTLRLQGYTDLFAAGDIACVKSGENDLPANAQVAFQQATCLAANLVRARAGEPLEPFGFRDLGEMMSLGVGDASLVGGGVTLAGPAAFQLRRLAYLTRLPGRSHQLRVAAGWLADWRPAAAGMHGS; from the coding sequence ATGACGGCCACCACCGTGACCTCCCAGCAGCGCCCTGCCGCCCAGGCCAGTGGCCCGGTGCTGATCGTGGGTGGGGGCTTCGCCGGTCTGTACACCGCCCTGGCTCTCGCCGAGCAGCGGCAACCGCCGCCGGTGCTGCTGCTCGAGCCGAACGATCGGTTCCTGTTCCTGCCGCTTCTCTATGAGTTGCTGAGCGGCGAGCTGCGCGGCTGGGAGATCGCGCCCCGCTACGACGCCTTGCTGGCCAGCAAGGGGATTGCCTGGATGCGCGATCGGGTGAGCCACATCGACAGCACGGCCCGACAGGTGACCACCCGCGGCGGCCGCCGCCTGGACTTCGGCCAGCTGGTGCTGGCCACCGGAGGAGACACCAGCAGCTTTGGCATTCCAGGGGTGGAGGCCCATGCCCTCAGCTTCCGCAGCCTCGACGATGTCGAGCGCCTGCAACAGCTGGTGCAGCAACTGCGCGCCCAGCAGCGCCCCCTGCAGCGGCTGGCGATTGTGGGGGCAGGCCCGAGCGGCGTGGAGCTGGCCTGCAAGCTGTCCGACCTGCTGGGCGGCACAGCCCTGGTGGAGCTGATCGAGCAGGCCGGCGAGCCGCTGCAGCAGGCCAAGGCCTTCAACCGGGAGCAGGCGGTGCGGGCCCTGCAGCTGCGCGACGTGCGGCTCCGTACCCACACCCGGGTGCGGGAGGTGGGAGCCAGCCGACTGGAGCTGGAGGGGCCCACCGGAGCCGAAACCCTGGCCGTGCAGGCCACGATCTGGACCGCAGGCCTCGCCTTCCAGCCGCCGACGATTGAACCGGCGCCGACGAGCGACCGCCGCGGCCGATTGCTGTGTGACGACACCCTGCGCTTGCAGGGCTACACCGATCTGTTTGCAGCGGGGGATATTGCCTGTGTGAAGAGCGGTGAGAACGACCTTCCGGCCAACGCCCAGGTGGCCTTTCAGCAGGCCACCTGCCTCGCCGCCAACCTGGTGCGCGCCAGGGCTGGGGAACCGCTGGAGCCCTTCGGGTTCCGCGACCTGGGCGAGATGATGAGCCTGGGCGTGGGCGACGCCAGCCTGGTGGGGGGCGGGGTGACCCTGGCCGGCCCGGCCGCCTTCCAGTTGCGTCGCCTCGCCTACCTCACCCGGCTGCCCGGCCGCAGCCACCAGCTGCGGGTGGCCGCCGGCTGGCTGGCCGACTGGAGGCCTGCAGCCGCTGGCATGCATGGCAGCTGA